The Fusobacterium sp. JB019 genome contains a region encoding:
- a CDS encoding tripartite tricarboxylate transporter permease yields the protein MSDFLNAVPLVFNFGTILISLLGVVLGIIVGALPGLSSTMGVALFIPITYIMSPSTGLVFLGAIYMASTYGGSISAILLNTPGTPSAVITAIDGYELTKKGQSGEALSMATIASFVGGIISIFALMFISPPLSKMVIKFGAAEMFLLSILGLTIIVSLSNGSLIKGLMVGLLGVLISVVGIDTITGQYRYTFDMLPLFSGVSIIATVIGVYSTSQVFKLAAQKRTTIQYEYDSSKKLKIVSLKVVMKNMFNFVRSGIIGTFVGILPGAGVSIASALAYNTSKSTSKHPENYGKGEMDGLAASEAANNAVVGGSLVPLLTLGIPGNAVSGVFLGGLIIHGLQPGPQLFVKHGEIVYSLFIGLFITTFFMLILGIFGAKIFAKISTMPTNIIAPIIMALCVVGAFSISNNMFNVYIMFVFGLFGLLLSELKFFQAPFVLGLILGPIAEQEFRRALLISKGNYNIFISSWIDIVLVVLIILSLIYPYFQNKKISKKNC from the coding sequence ATGAGTGATTTTTTAAATGCAGTTCCTTTAGTATTTAATTTTGGAACTATATTAATTTCTTTATTAGGTGTTGTTCTTGGAATTATAGTTGGTGCACTTCCAGGACTTTCATCTACAATGGGAGTAGCATTATTTATTCCTATAACTTATATAATGTCACCTTCCACAGGACTAGTTTTTTTAGGTGCAATATATATGGCTTCAACTTACGGAGGATCTATTTCAGCAATTTTATTAAATACTCCAGGAACTCCTTCTGCTGTAATCACTGCAATAGATGGATATGAATTAACTAAAAAGGGACAAAGTGGAGAAGCACTTTCCATGGCAACAATAGCTTCATTTGTTGGGGGAATAATTTCGATATTTGCTTTAATGTTTATTTCTCCACCACTGTCAAAAATGGTTATAAAATTTGGAGCAGCAGAAATGTTTTTGCTTTCAATACTTGGTTTAACAATAATAGTAAGTTTATCTAATGGATCTTTGATAAAAGGATTGATGGTTGGATTGTTAGGAGTTTTAATATCTGTTGTTGGAATAGATACAATTACAGGACAATATAGATATACCTTTGATATGTTACCTTTATTTAGCGGGGTATCTATAATAGCAACTGTTATTGGAGTATATTCTACTTCACAAGTATTTAAGTTGGCAGCTCAAAAAAGAACAACAATACAATATGAATATGATAGTAGCAAAAAATTAAAGATAGTTAGTTTAAAAGTTGTAATGAAAAATATGTTTAATTTTGTAAGATCAGGAATTATAGGAACATTTGTAGGAATTTTACCTGGAGCAGGAGTAAGTATTGCATCAGCTCTAGCATATAATACTTCAAAATCAACTTCAAAGCATCCAGAAAATTATGGAAAAGGAGAAATGGATGGATTGGCTGCATCTGAAGCAGCTAATAATGCAGTTGTAGGTGGATCACTTGTACCACTTTTAACATTAGGAATTCCTGGGAATGCAGTTTCTGGAGTATTTTTAGGAGGACTTATTATTCATGGATTGCAACCAGGACCACAGTTATTTGTAAAACATGGAGAGATTGTTTATTCTTTATTTATAGGATTATTTATAACAACATTTTTCATGTTGATACTTGGGATATTTGGTGCAAAGATATTTGCAAAAATATCAACAATGCCAACCAATATAATAGCTCCAATTATAATGGCATTATGTGTTGTAGGAGCATTTTCAATTAGTAATAATATGTTCAATGTATATATTATGTTTGTCTTTGGTCTATTTGGATTACTTTTATCAGAACTTAAATTTTTCCAAGCTCCATTTGTATTAGGATTAATACTTGGACCAATAGCAGAACAAGAATTTAGAAGAGCTTTACTTATAAGTAAAGGAAACTACAATATATTTATTAGTAGTTGGATAGATATAGTTTTAGTAGTATTAATAATTTTATCTCTAATTTACCCGTATTTTCAAAATAAAAAAATCTCAAAGAAAAACTGTTAG
- a CDS encoding tripartite tricarboxylate transporter TctB family protein — protein sequence MKIESKKIGMIVGVYFISIMFFIQSFQMIKDSGLFPRFVSGLIIFLNTLYVIEIYRGRDVTTKNKKDEIVYKKLYIMIVLSVVYILITPFLGYFFTTIIYMAVSMKSLGVENNKKILFISIVSALVIYLCFSILLKVHIPVSFLGI from the coding sequence ATGAAAATTGAAAGTAAAAAAATTGGAATGATAGTGGGCGTATATTTTATTTCAATTATGTTTTTTATTCAATCTTTTCAAATGATAAAAGATTCAGGACTATTTCCAAGATTTGTTTCAGGTTTAATAATATTTCTAAATACTCTTTATGTTATTGAAATATATAGAGGAAGAGATGTTACTACTAAAAATAAAAAGGATGAAATAGTTTATAAAAAGTTATATATAATGATAGTTTTATCTGTAGTTTATATATTAATAACCCCTTTCCTAGGCTACTTTTTCACTACAATAATATATATGGCAGTTAGTATGAAAAGTTTAGGAGTTGAAAATAATAAGAAGATTCTATTTATTTCAATAGTAAGTGCTCTTGTTATATATTTATGTTTTTCAATTTTACTTAAAGTTCATATTCCTGTAAGTTTTTTAGGAATTTGA
- a CDS encoding tripartite tricarboxylate transporter substrate binding protein produces the protein MRKGKKFFIGFLNLLILVFMIGCGKEKDTAENYPNKPVEIIVGFSAGGGTDSCARLVFEYAGKYFGQQFAIVNKPGASGEIAWTELAGAKPDGYTIGFINPPTFVSHPVQRDSCKYDMDSFKIIANMVTDPACIVVRSDSNINTVKDLYNIDASIGYSGPGTSESLMLRQIEEKLDRKIDKIPYDGSAPSVVALLGGHIDAVCMNVSEATNYTNDGKLKVIGISSRKKVEEYPTVATLEDQGIEVYNEAYRGVAAPAGVPDEIIAKIESSIKKALEDPEFQKKAKAQNLPLNYLDSKEFTKVILNIKADLEKETEKGEW, from the coding sequence ATGAGAAAAGGTAAAAAATTTTTTATAGGATTTTTAAATTTATTGATTTTAGTCTTTATGATTGGATGCGGGAAAGAAAAAGATACAGCTGAAAATTATCCTAATAAACCAGTTGAAATAATAGTTGGATTTTCTGCTGGTGGAGGAACAGATTCTTGTGCAAGATTAGTATTTGAATATGCTGGAAAATATTTTGGTCAACAGTTTGCAATTGTTAATAAACCAGGTGCATCTGGAGAAATAGCTTGGACTGAATTAGCAGGGGCTAAGCCAGATGGATATACAATTGGATTTATAAATCCACCAACTTTTGTTTCTCATCCTGTTCAAAGAGATTCTTGTAAATATGACATGGATAGTTTCAAAATTATTGCAAATATGGTAACAGATCCAGCCTGTATTGTGGTAAGGAGCGATAGTAATATTAATACTGTTAAGGATTTATATAATATTGATGCTTCTATTGGATATTCTGGACCTGGAACATCAGAATCTTTAATGCTTAGACAAATAGAAGAAAAATTAGATAGAAAAATAGATAAAATCCCTTATGATGGTTCAGCTCCTTCTGTTGTGGCATTATTAGGTGGGCATATAGATGCAGTTTGTATGAATGTTTCTGAAGCAACAAATTATACTAATGATGGTAAATTAAAAGTTATAGGTATTTCGTCAAGAAAGAAAGTTGAAGAATATCCAACTGTAGCAACTTTAGAAGATCAAGGAATAGAAGTTTATAACGAAGCTTATAGAGGAGTAGCTGCTCCAGCTGGAGTTCCAGATGAGATTATAGCTAAAATAGAGTCTTCAATTAAAAAAGCTCTTGAAGATCCTGAGTTCCAAAAGAAAGCAAAGGCTCAAAACCTACCTTTAAATTATCTTGATTCTAAAGAATTTACAAAAGTAATATTAAATATAAAAGCGGACCTAGAAAAAGAAACAGAAAAAGGTGAATGGTAA
- a CDS encoding uroporphyrinogen decarboxylase family protein, which translates to MNKIERIKCAINGDKVDKLPYAFWSHFPKIDLDPKLIAMKTYDFYKTYDIDFIKTMNNGMYSIEDYGCEIDYSNIFDGGVAKLTKTPIKEPKDWLKIEDLDITKGALARELLYLEELIKLLKDEEVPVIFTVFSPITTADKLSGKLLRKHIEEGHGEVIHKALENIANATSRLAEKAIEMGADGVFFASQMTSYNFIDEKTYLEYGKPYDLKVLKGASKGWFNVIHAHGDNIIFNILKDYPVQVINWHAYETLPELEEARDISGKCLMGGIKRMDITNKKKNEIRNEIYKTIKVMKNIKHILTPGCVVRYPLDDETFKFIKETKEDIEGKLSKNF; encoded by the coding sequence ATGAATAAAATAGAAAGAATAAAATGTGCAATTAATGGAGATAAGGTGGACAAGCTACCATATGCTTTCTGGTCTCATTTTCCAAAGATAGATTTAGATCCTAAATTAATAGCTATGAAGACATATGATTTTTATAAAACATATGATATTGATTTTATAAAAACAATGAATAATGGGATGTATTCAATAGAAGATTATGGATGTGAAATAGATTATTCAAATATTTTTGATGGGGGAGTTGCAAAATTAACAAAAACTCCAATTAAAGAACCAAAAGATTGGTTGAAAATAGAAGATCTAGATATAACTAAAGGAGCTTTAGCAAGAGAATTATTATATTTAGAAGAGCTTATAAAATTATTAAAAGATGAGGAAGTTCCAGTAATATTTACTGTTTTTTCTCCCATAACAACTGCAGATAAATTATCAGGAAAATTACTTAGAAAGCATATAGAAGAGGGACATGGAGAAGTTATACATAAAGCTTTAGAAAATATAGCAAATGCAACTAGTAGATTAGCTGAAAAAGCTATAGAAATGGGAGCAGATGGAGTATTCTTTGCATCTCAAATGACTTCATATAATTTTATTGATGAAAAGACATATTTAGAGTATGGGAAACCTTATGATTTAAAAGTTTTAAAGGGAGCTTCAAAGGGTTGGTTCAATGTTATTCATGCTCACGGGGACAATATAATTTTTAATATTTTAAAGGATTATCCTGTTCAAGTAATTAACTGGCATGCTTATGAGACACTTCCAGAATTAGAAGAGGCAAGAGATATATCAGGAAAATGTTTGATGGGTGGAATAAAACGTATGGATATTACAAATAAGAAGAAAAATGAAATAAGAAATGAAATTTATAAAACAATAAAAGTTATGAAAAATATAAAACATATTCTTACACCAGGATGTGTTGTGAGGTATCCATTAGATGATGAAACATTTAAATTTATAAAGGAAACAAAGGAGGATATAGAGGGGAAATTAAGTAAAAATTTTTAA
- a CDS encoding LysR family transcriptional regulator has translation MNFTNLTYFLFLAEELNFTSASNKLYISQQSLSAHIAKLEKTFDVKLFERTQPLKLTPAGHTFYKYAEHFLTLKKNLESEMNYIKNEQILEITVGSTVSRGAIILPSLIKKYSETHPKTKINIIQKRSSNELEELLFKKQTDIIIGFTPHKNPLFESIFLTSEDYLLGIPENILKEYFPNNFSSIIKALKKEIDLDLIKSCPFIAMPSNTYSGFVLNKLCLKHNIVPNIALEVGNIETQLALLYKGLGIVFIPKLFVDCHKYTLDEKKIYFFNTKEPITKNISISATYLKNSNLPKHIIDFIDIASEFFNTKTSCY, from the coding sequence ATTAATTTTACTAATTTAACTTATTTTTTATTTCTTGCAGAGGAATTAAATTTTACATCAGCATCTAATAAACTCTATATATCCCAGCAATCACTTAGTGCTCACATTGCCAAATTAGAAAAAACATTTGATGTTAAGTTGTTTGAAAGAACTCAACCTCTTAAACTAACTCCAGCAGGGCATACTTTTTATAAATATGCTGAGCATTTTTTAACTTTAAAAAAGAACCTAGAATCTGAAATGAACTACATTAAAAATGAACAAATTTTAGAAATAACTGTTGGAAGTACTGTTTCAAGAGGAGCTATTATTCTTCCATCACTAATAAAAAAATATTCTGAGACTCACCCTAAAACAAAAATAAATATAATACAAAAAAGATCTTCCAACGAATTAGAAGAACTTTTATTTAAAAAACAAACTGATATTATAATCGGATTTACTCCTCACAAAAATCCATTATTTGAAAGTATCTTTTTAACATCTGAAGATTATTTACTTGGCATTCCTGAAAATATTTTAAAGGAATATTTCCCAAATAATTTTTCTTCTATTATTAAAGCTTTAAAAAAAGAAATAGATTTAGATTTAATTAAATCTTGTCCTTTTATTGCAATGCCTTCTAATACTTATTCTGGATTTGTTTTAAATAAACTATGTTTAAAACATAATATTGTTCCAAATATAGCCTTAGAAGTTGGAAACATAGAAACTCAATTAGCTTTATTATATAAGGGACTTGGGATAGTTTTTATTCCAAAATTATTTGTTGATTGTCATAAATACACCCTTGATGAAAAAAAGATATATTTTTTTAATACAAAGGAACCTATAACAAAAAATATTTCTATTTCAGCAACCTATCTTAAAAATAGTAATTTACCAAAACATATAATTGATTTTATTGATATTGCTTCAGAATTTTTCAATACAAAAACAAGCTGCTATTAA
- a CDS encoding AraC family transcriptional regulator, whose product MDYINTMKQALDYIEENLEEKLTLQKISNKIFISPYHFSRIFKAILGVTISEYIKMRRLSMAATLLSDTDKRIIEIAFIAGFESQESFSRAFKTFFSYTPYSFRKNKPGIVKYSKKELYLANLKIKNLKGSAYMNYKIVERNEIKLVGIKERVYLKRENTIPKLWGKFFLEENKIKNKVEGSYYGVAFNMEIKNNLAKDITTDAICEFDEMIGIEVSSFDHANEEMFKKIINPQKYLVFTYKGNPNDKDFVSKIQKTYDYLYGSLLPATEFQVDKEFNFELYDERFKENSDNSEFDIYIPIK is encoded by the coding sequence ATGGATTATATAAATACAATGAAACAAGCTCTTGATTATATTGAAGAAAATTTAGAAGAGAAATTAACTTTACAAAAAATATCTAATAAAATATTTATTTCTCCCTATCATTTTTCAAGAATATTCAAAGCTATTTTAGGAGTTACAATATCTGAGTATATAAAAATGAGAAGGTTATCTATGGCAGCTACTTTACTTAGTGATACAGATAAAAGGATAATTGAGATTGCTTTTATAGCAGGTTTTGAATCTCAAGAATCTTTTTCAAGAGCTTTTAAAACATTTTTTTCATATACTCCATATTCATTTAGAAAAAACAAGCCTGGAATAGTAAAATATTCTAAAAAGGAACTTTACCTTGCTAACTTAAAAATAAAAAATTTGAAAGGAAGTGCCTATATGAATTATAAGATAGTTGAAAGAAATGAAATAAAATTAGTAGGAATAAAGGAAAGAGTTTATTTAAAAAGAGAAAATACTATTCCTAAATTGTGGGGAAAATTCTTTTTAGAAGAAAATAAGATTAAAAATAAAGTAGAGGGAAGTTATTATGGTGTAGCTTTTAATATGGAAATTAAAAATAATCTAGCTAAAGATATAACAACTGATGCTATTTGTGAATTTGATGAGATGATAGGAATTGAAGTTTCTTCTTTTGATCATGCGAATGAAGAAATGTTTAAAAAGATAATAAATCCTCAAAAATATTTAGTATTTACTTACAAGGGAAATCCAAATGATAAAGATTTTGTTTCAAAAATTCAAAAGACTTATGATTATTTATATGGAAGCCTGCTTCCTGCAACAGAGTTTCAAGTGGATAAGGAATTTAATTTTGAACTTTATGATGAAAGATTCAAAGAAAATAGTGACAATTCAGAATTTGATATATACATACCTATAAAATAA
- a CDS encoding IclR family transcriptional regulator C-terminal domain-containing protein: MKKEIKIIQSIQRAVNILNCFDEKNMELSLKEISDKIELNINTTRGIINTLVLNELVCHNNKKNTYSIGNFFMLKSNLLQKNNVNRARDLSVDLLTNLSEKFKVSSRLQIIEADNIFTAKTINPKLSHYILTSTQSLNFPLHATASGKILLKYRKKNLEDLNLESFTENTIIEKSILKKELKLIEKNGYATEFDEIGFGISSIAVPIFDNNNSIFGSVSVTAITPIIKKLKDEIIEDLKNLADVLENRIFLKEK, translated from the coding sequence ATGAAAAAAGAAATTAAAATAATTCAATCTATTCAAAGGGCAGTAAACATTTTAAATTGTTTTGATGAAAAAAATATGGAGCTATCTTTAAAGGAAATTAGTGATAAGATAGAGCTAAATATAAATACCACAAGAGGGATAATTAACACTCTTGTTTTAAATGAGTTAGTGTGCCATAATAATAAAAAAAATACATATTCAATTGGTAACTTTTTTATGTTGAAATCAAACTTGTTACAAAAAAATAATGTTAATAGGGCAAGGGATCTTTCAGTGGATTTACTTACGAATTTATCTGAGAAATTTAAAGTTTCAAGTAGACTTCAAATTATAGAAGCAGACAATATTTTTACAGCAAAAACAATAAATCCAAAATTAAGTCACTATATTTTAACAAGTACTCAAAGCTTAAATTTTCCTCTTCATGCAACAGCTTCAGGAAAGATATTATTAAAATATAGAAAGAAAAATTTAGAAGATTTAAACTTAGAAAGTTTTACAGAAAACACAATAATTGAAAAATCCATATTGAAAAAAGAATTGAAATTAATAGAAAAAAATGGATATGCAACTGAATTTGATGAGATAGGTTTTGGGATAAGTAGTATAGCTGTTCCTATATTTGATAATAATAATTCTATTTTTGGATCTGTTTCAGTTACAGCAATAACTCCAATTATAAAAAAATTAAAGGATGAAATTATTGAAGATTTAAAGAATTTAGCTGATGTTTTAGAAAATAGAATATTTCTTAAAGAAAAGTAA
- a CDS encoding agmatinase family protein produces the protein MNNKPICYVPGREKVEVFSGVPSFLGLPKISTKEELNNFDLVFMGVPWEGVCTYGGYSSCELSTKNIREASVRYGGYLPEFDVDVFDHFTGGDFGDCAIENGNYEFSFNSMRTKLSKILDAEKFPVIFGGDHSISYPLISEFAKAKGKGKVGVLHFDAHMDNMDEFGEEKYARCSPFHRLYEDENIDPTKIVHFGIRGPRNNPLALKEAKKFGATVITGMEVKEEGWKNSIKKALEIVTKDTDTFYVTVCSDILDIANNPAGPPDPCGMTTYELAMMLHECGKAGVGAFDFVELYPGKDPENTSGHVAVWMSIYLLTGLTKFKFELK, from the coding sequence ATGAATAACAAACCTATTTGTTATGTACCTGGTAGAGAAAAGGTAGAAGTTTTTAGTGGGGTACCTAGTTTCTTAGGATTACCAAAAATATCAACAAAGGAAGAACTAAATAATTTTGATTTAGTTTTTATGGGCGTTCCTTGGGAAGGAGTTTGTACTTACGGAGGATATTCTTCTTGCGAACTTTCAACTAAAAATATAAGAGAAGCTTCTGTTAGATATGGGGGATATTTACCAGAGTTTGATGTGGATGTTTTTGATCACTTTACTGGTGGAGATTTTGGAGATTGCGCAATTGAAAATGGAAATTATGAATTTTCTTTTAATAGTATGAGAACTAAACTTTCTAAAATTTTAGATGCTGAAAAATTCCCTGTTATATTTGGGGGAGATCATTCTATATCTTATCCTTTAATAAGTGAATTTGCTAAGGCTAAGGGAAAAGGAAAAGTTGGAGTACTTCATTTTGATGCACATATGGATAACATGGATGAGTTTGGAGAAGAAAAATATGCTCGTTGTTCACCATTCCATAGATTATATGAAGATGAAAATATAGATCCTACAAAAATAGTTCATTTTGGAATTAGAGGACCTAGAAATAATCCACTAGCTTTAAAAGAAGCTAAAAAGTTTGGAGCTACTGTAATCACAGGAATGGAAGTTAAAGAAGAAGGATGGAAAAATTCTATAAAAAAAGCATTAGAAATTGTTACAAAGGATACTGATACTTTTTATGTAACTGTATGTTCTGATATTTTAGATATTGCTAATAATCCTGCTGGACCTCCTGATCCTTGTGGAATGACAACATATGAATTAGCTATGATGTTACATGAATGCGGGAAAGCTGGAGTTGGAGCTTTTGATTTTGTAGAGCTTTATCCTGGTAAAGATCCTGAAAATACTTCTGGTCATGTGGCTGTTTGGATGAGTATCTATTTATTAACGGGATTAACAAAGTTCAAATTTGAGCTTAAATAA
- a CDS encoding Nramp family divalent metal transporter — protein sequence MGKYTWKDKVKAIGPGAVITASFIGPGTITVCTKAGAGFGYALLWTVIFATISTIVLQEMAARLGIITQEGLGEAVVKTFDNPILKKLSMVLVGFSIVSGCVAYIAGDLAGTALGLTTMIGGKSNVVAPLMGLIILALVYKGSFKVLEKLLTVLVGLMAVIFVTTMIVAKPDLSNIFTGFMPTIPHKSLFTVIAIIGTTIVPYNFFIHAASAKNTWKNADELELSKWDIYFSISMGGLITAAIIITSATLMRGMSIQSAADLSVQLEPLLGKYAKYFLSIGLFSAGLSSAIATPLGASYTLAGFLGWEYNNSDKRFKTTNVLIVLFGIIGSATGFNPITLILVSQALNGITLPIIVIYLVYATSRKNILGDYTNNTFQKAIGWTIAAISFVLGGTSLLSAIKSAIALLG from the coding sequence ATGGGGAAGTACACTTGGAAGGATAAGGTTAAGGCTATAGGTCCTGGTGCTGTTATTACAGCTTCTTTTATAGGGCCTGGAACAATTACTGTATGTACAAAAGCTGGGGCAGGCTTTGGATACGCTCTTTTATGGACTGTTATATTTGCAACAATATCAACAATAGTTCTTCAAGAGATGGCAGCTAGATTAGGAATAATTACCCAAGAAGGACTCGGGGAGGCAGTTGTTAAAACTTTTGACAACCCTATTTTGAAAAAATTAAGTATGGTCCTTGTTGGATTTTCAATTGTAAGTGGATGTGTTGCATACATTGCTGGAGATTTAGCAGGAACTGCTCTTGGACTTACTACTATGATAGGAGGAAAATCTAATGTGGTTGCACCTCTTATGGGTTTAATAATTCTTGCTTTAGTTTATAAAGGAAGTTTTAAAGTTTTAGAAAAATTATTAACTGTTTTAGTTGGATTAATGGCTGTAATATTTGTAACTACAATGATTGTGGCTAAACCTGATTTATCAAATATATTTACAGGATTTATGCCAACTATACCACATAAAAGCCTTTTTACAGTAATTGCAATAATAGGAACAACTATCGTACCATATAACTTCTTCATTCACGCTGCTTCTGCTAAAAATACATGGAAAAATGCTGATGAATTAGAATTATCTAAATGGGATATTTATTTTTCAATAAGTATGGGAGGATTAATTACTGCAGCTATTATAATTACTTCTGCTACTTTAATGAGAGGAATGAGTATACAAAGTGCTGCTGATTTATCAGTTCAACTTGAGCCATTATTAGGAAAATATGCTAAATACTTCTTAAGTATCGGATTATTTTCTGCAGGACTTTCATCTGCAATAGCTACTCCTTTAGGAGCTTCATATACATTAGCTGGTTTCCTTGGATGGGAATATAATAATTCTGACAAAAGATTCAAAACTACAAATGTTTTAATCGTCTTATTTGGAATTATAGGATCTGCAACTGGTTTCAATCCAATTACATTGATCTTAGTTTCTCAAGCTTTAAATGGAATAACTTTGCCAATAATTGTTATCTATTTAGTTTATGCTACTTCAAGAAAAAATATACTAGGAGATTACACTAATAACACTTTCCAAAAAGCTATTGGATGGACTATTGCAGCAATTTCCTTTGTACTTGGAGGAACTAGTTTATTATCAGCAATCAAAAGTGCAATCGCATTATTAGGTTAA
- the cysK gene encoding cysteine synthase A, with protein MIVKNIIELIGKTPILKLNNLTNKDMADIYIKLEGKNPGGSIKDRVALNMIEKAEKEGLLKENGTIIEPTSGNTGIGLVYIGRLKGYNVKIVMPDSMSQERINIMKAYGGEVILTPGKLGMKGAIEKAEELTKKIENSFMPGQFNNLANLEIHYNTTAMEIIEDFNDLDAFVAGVGTGGTLVGTGKKLKERYENIEIYAVEPKNSNVLSGGKPGPHKLQGLGAGFIPKIVDLDIIDNIISVEDEDAFETCRIIGKKEGFLSGISTGANVCAAINIAKKLGPGKKVLTVSPDGGEKYLSTDLYDFQEEI; from the coding sequence ATGATAGTGAAAAACATAATAGAATTAATAGGAAAGACACCAATTTTAAAATTAAATAATCTAACAAATAAAGATATGGCAGATATATATATAAAATTAGAAGGGAAAAATCCTGGTGGAAGTATTAAGGATAGAGTAGCTCTTAATATGATTGAAAAAGCAGAAAAAGAAGGTTTATTAAAAGAAAATGGAACAATAATAGAGCCAACAAGTGGAAATACAGGGATAGGTCTTGTTTATATTGGAAGATTAAAGGGATATAATGTAAAAATAGTTATGCCTGATTCTATGAGTCAAGAAAGAATAAATATTATGAAAGCTTACGGAGGAGAAGTTATATTAACTCCAGGAAAATTAGGAATGAAGGGTGCTATTGAAAAGGCAGAAGAGCTAACTAAAAAAATAGAAAACAGCTTTATGCCAGGTCAATTTAATAACTTAGCTAACCTAGAAATTCACTATAATACTACAGCTATGGAAATAATCGAAGATTTTAATGATTTAGATGCCTTTGTTGCAGGAGTTGGAACAGGTGGAACATTAGTTGGAACAGGAAAAAAATTAAAAGAAAGATATGAAAATATAGAAATTTACGCAGTGGAACCTAAAAATTCAAATGTTTTATCAGGTGGAAAACCAGGCCCTCATAAACTTCAAGGATTAGGAGCTGGATTTATTCCAAAAATAGTGGATTTAGATATAATAGATAATATTATAAGTGTAGAAGATGAAGATGCCTTTGAAACTTGCAGAATTATTGGAAAAAAAGAAGGATTTCTTTCTGGTATATCAACAGGTGCTAATGTATGTGCTGCAATAAATATTGCTAAAAAATTAGGACCTGGTAAAAAAGTATTAACAGTTTCTCCAGATGGAGGAGAAAAATACTTATCAACAGATCTATATGATTTTCAGGAGGAGATATGA
- the glsA gene encoding glutaminase A, protein MKEYLEELIQEKRKETELGNVASYIPELKNVNRNNLGIYISDVSGNSFFSGDHNEYFTIQSISKIITLMLAIIDNGEEYIFSKVGMEPSGDPFNSIKKLETSTMKKPANPFINAGAIVITSTIKGRNKDDKFQRILNFTRKISEDNSLDVNYKVYCSEARTGDRNKALAYFLKGQGIIEESVPDSLDLYFKQCSIEITAKHLATIALFLARNGKNSKNEQIIDSNIVKIVKTLMYTCGLYDESGEFAVKIGIPSKSGVGGGILCVVPGKMGIGVYGPALNEHGNSLAGISLLENLSSKFNLSIF, encoded by the coding sequence ATGAAAGAATATTTAGAAGAACTTATACAGGAAAAAAGAAAGGAAACTGAACTAGGAAATGTAGCTAGCTATATTCCTGAATTAAAAAATGTAAATAGAAATAATTTAGGAATTTATATATCTGATGTTTCTGGTAATTCTTTTTTTTCAGGAGATCATAATGAATACTTCACTATCCAAAGCATTTCAAAAATAATAACATTAATGCTTGCTATCATAGATAACGGAGAAGAATATATATTTTCAAAAGTCGGAATGGAACCATCTGGTGATCCCTTTAATTCCATAAAAAAATTAGAAACTTCAACAATGAAAAAACCTGCAAATCCCTTTATTAATGCTGGAGCAATTGTAATAACTTCAACTATAAAAGGAAGAAATAAAGATGATAAATTCCAAAGAATATTAAATTTCACAAGAAAAATATCTGAAGATAACTCTTTAGATGTAAATTATAAGGTATACTGCAGTGAAGCTAGGACTGGAGATAGAAATAAAGCTCTTGCATATTTTCTAAAAGGACAAGGAATTATAGAAGAATCTGTTCCTGACTCTTTAGATTTATATTTTAAACAATGTTCAATAGAAATAACTGCAAAACATTTAGCAACAATAGCTTTATTTTTAGCAAGAAATGGAAAAAATAGTAAAAATGAACAAATTATAGATTCTAATATTGTTAAGATAGTAAAAACTTTAATGTACACTTGCGGTCTATATGATGAATCAGGAGAATTTGCTGTAAAGATTGGTATTCCTTCGAAAAGTGGAGTTGGTGGAGGAATATTATGTGTTGTCCCAGGAAAAATGGGAATTGGGGTCTATGGACCTGCCCTAAATGAGCATGGAAATTCCCTTGCTGGGATATCTCTTTTAGAGAATTTATCAAGTAAATTTAATTTGAGTATTTTTTAA